One window of Lytechinus variegatus isolate NC3 chromosome 2, Lvar_3.0, whole genome shotgun sequence genomic DNA carries:
- the LOC121407421 gene encoding arrestin domain-containing protein 3-like — MGKLQVFEVLLAGNQEVFKPGDVVQGEARIVVSEEKGDIRGIQIKCVGKAYTHWTESEGSGDHRRTVSYTTNHEYFRQEITLRGAGKDNKTADRITLTTGEHRFPFHFQIPNISLPPPFEGTWGYVRYYVKITIDRPWKFDHHTQRLFSIFTVKDLNYEYNVLVPPSHQVEKTVCCLCCASGPIILKGIVDKRGYVPGEYIFVSLDLHNNSSRRIIDITAKLQQRGHFSAQRHGTGRTHHRKAVKTMAELKLDGCEAMGSVSYDRVKMLIPPIPPCRYENCPNIQVEYYVEIEGDVSGTPMDAHVMLPVVIGTIPAFPHTLKDPALNPFPVQQLPGQPGMAPAGQPGFPPPGQQGYPPPGQPGALPPGQGYPPPGQPGAPPTGQGYPPPGQPGFPPPGQQGYPLPGQPGMPPPGDGPSGYPPPGQPGAPALGQGYPPPGQPGAHPPEKSGYPQPGGRSDDEALPPPPTYMAAVGGPQQIEGKEGAFGSVTYAPQYPYYDPDTLYASMGIPQGGTTSSAGGGPPPPTVVQPMSIQQPQM, encoded by the exons ATGGGGAAATTACAGGTGTTCGAAGTTCTTCTTGCAGGTAATCAGGAAGTCTTTAAACCTGGTGATGTCGTTCAAGGAGAAGCAAGGATAGTTGTCTCAGAAGAAAAGGGAGATATTCGCG GCATTCAAATCAAATGCGTCGGTAAGGCCTACACACATTGGACAGAGTCTGAGGGTAGCGGAGACCACCGGAGAACAGTCAGCTACACCACCAATCATGAATACTTCAGACAGGAGATCACTTTGCGTGGTGCGG GTAAGGATAACAAGACTGCGGATCGAATCACCTTGACGACGGGAGAACATCGTTTTCCCTTTCATTTCCAGATCCCAAACATATCTCTGCCACCGCCGTTTGAAGGTACATGGGGGTATGTCAGGTACTATGTCAAGATTACCATTGATCGACCATGGAAATTTGACCATCACACTCAGAGGCTGTTCAGTATCTTCACAGTAAAGGACCTGAATTATGAGTACAATGTATTG GTACCACCAAGTCACCAAGTTGAGAAGACGGTTTGTTGCCTGTGCTGCGCTTCTGGACCCATAATTCTGAAAGGAATAGTAGACAAGCGAGGGTACGTCCCAGGAGAGTACATCTTTGTTTCATTGGATCTTCATAACAACAGTTCCAGGAGGATCATTGACATTACTGCAAAACTACAACAG AGGGGGCATTTCTCTGCCCAGCGTCATGGCACCGGAAGAACTCACCACCGTAAAGCTGTGAAGACAATGGCTGAACTGAAGCTTGACGGATGCGAAGCCATGGGGTCAGTTAGCTATGACAGAGTCAAGATGCTGATCCCTCCTATTCCTCCCTGCCGCTATGAAAACTGCCCCAACATTCAAGTGGAGTATTACGTCGAG ATCGAGGGAGATGTTTCTGGAACACCAATGGATGCCCATGTGATGCTCCCAGTAGTTATTGGTACAATCCCAGCCTTCCCGCACACCCTTAAGGATCCTGCCCTGAACCCTTTTCCAGTACAACAATTACCAGGCCAACCTGGAATGGCTCCTGCGGGTCAGCCGGGATTCCCACCTCCGGGGCAACAGGGATATCCTCCTCCTGGACAACCTGGAGCACTGCCACCGGGACAGGGGTATCCCCCTCCAGGACAACCTGGAGCACCCCCAACAGGACAAGGGTATCCTCCACCAGGCCAGCCTGGATTTCCTCCACCTGGACAACAGGGATATCCTCTACCAGGACAACCAGGAATGCCTCCACCAGGTGATGGGCCATCTGGATATCCTCCACCTGGCCAGCCTGGAGCACCAGCACTGGGACAAGGGTATCCACCACCAGGCCAGCCTGGAGCACACCCACCAGAAAAATCAGGATATCCTCAACCAGGAGGGCGTTCTGATGATGAGG CTTTACCTCCACCTCCAACGTACATGGCTGCAGTTGGAGGGCCACAACAGATTGAAGGGAAGGAAGGTGCTTTTGGCAGTGTGACGTACGCACCGCAGTACCCTTACTACGACCCGGACACCCTCTATGCCTCTATGGGTATTCCACAGGGAGGAACCACTTCGTCTGCAGGTGGAGGTCCGCCGCCCCCTACGGTTGTCCAGCCAATGAGCATCCAGCAGCCTCAGATGTAG